In a single window of the Lynx canadensis isolate LIC74 chromosome E2, mLynCan4.pri.v2, whole genome shotgun sequence genome:
- the LOC115502736 gene encoding LOW QUALITY PROTEIN: zinc finger protein 85-like (The sequence of the model RefSeq protein was modified relative to this genomic sequence to represent the inferred CDS: deleted 2 bases in 1 codon) has protein sequence MASPQELLTFKDVAIEFSQEEWGFLNHSQRELYRDVMLENYGHLLLLGLVSKPDLVNFLEQKKEAWDVNGKGTVATHPAVSSHGTLSFLPKSCIEASFQNKSMGRCKHSTLENLHLMIDWDNDGESEGHQGYHEGHIPTETSAHNKNLSAQNGEEYKAFWKNLFKSSTSAAPCVSVSKSSNQVLKHTYLWNENLEDVENYPVNAENNYLNYFENRIILTFQSNISESQRFQDEEKSAKWHKFGRSFTEQLTPQTYQSTYNEDTIVQCSQYEKKFNHTSNVNKHLRSHFPEKHFEYNKCGEDFYQSSKLIMHNKNKYMRENPHKYNEYEKALNQFSNVGDHQRTHVGKNTYRCHKPGNMFSQSSRLTIHKTIETGENRYICKECGKTFESHSKPTQHQQILAGEKPYKCEECGKAFKDGSSLNGHRRIHTGEKHYKCKECGKAFTHRSSLTQHHRIHTGEKPYRCKECGKAFNQYSKVIQHHRIHTGEKPYKCKKCGKAFNLHSNLTQHHRIHTGEKPYQCKECGKAFNQHSHLTQHHRIHTGEKPYKCIECGKAFKRHSNLIQHHRIHTGEKPYKCKECGKVFNGYSQLTIHHRIHTGEKPYDCKKCGKAFKHQSNLTQHHRIHTGEKPYDCKECGKAFNQHSNLIRSKNSHYIETFKVKEPGKAFTQDSSLTQLSQNSKWGKSLLM, from the exons ATGGCCAGTCCTCAG GAACTGCTGACCTTCAAGGATGTGGCCATAGAATTCTCTCAGGAAGAGTGGGGTTTCCTGAACCACAGTCAGCGGGAGCTCTATAGAGATGTGATGTTAGAGAACTATGGACACCTCCTCCTGTTGG GTCTTGTGTCAAAACCAGACCTGGTCAACTTCTTGGAGCAAAAGAAGGAGGCTTGGGATGTGAATGGAAAGGGGACAGTAGCCACACATCCAG ctgtatcttcacatggcacCCTGAGCTTCCTGCCAAAGTCTTGCATAGAAGCTTCTTTTCAAAACAAGTCAATGGGGAGATGCAAACACAGCACCCTTGAGAATTTACACTTAATGATAGACTGGGACAATGATGGTGAAAGTGAAGGGCATCAAGGATATCATGAAGGACATATCCCAACTGAGACAAGTGCCCATAATAAGAATCTCAGTGCCCAAAATGGTGAAGAATATAAAGCATTTTGGAAAAACCTTTTTAAGTCCAGCACTTCAGCAGCGCCATGTGTTTCTGTAAGCAAAAGCTCAAATCAAGTATTGAAACAtacatatttatggaatgaaAATTTGGAAGATGTGGAAAATTACCCAGTGAAtgctgaaaataattatttgaactattttgaaaatagaattatattgACCTTTCAGTCCAATATTTCTGAAAGTCAGAGAtttcaagatgaagaaaaaagtgCTAAGTGGCATAAATTTGGGAGGTCCTTTACCGAGCAGTTGACCCCACAAACTTACCAGAGCACTTATAATGAAGACACAATTGTTCAATGCAGTCAATATGAGAAAAAATTTAACCACACCTCAAATGTTAACAAACATCTGAGGAGTCATTTTCCAGAGAAGCATTTTGAATATAATAAATGTGGGGAAGATTTTTATCAAAGCTCAAAACTTATTATGCATAATAAGAATAAGTATATGAGAGAGAATCCTCATAAGTATAATGAATATGAGAAAGCTCTTAACCAGTTCTCCAATGTTGGTGATCATCAGAGGACTCATGTCGGGAAAAACACATACAGATGTCATAAACCTGGGAACATGTTTAGTCAGTCATCAAGACTAACTATACATAAGACAATTGAAACTGGAGAGAATAGGTACATTTGTAAGGAATGTGGCAAAACCTTTGAGTCACACTCAAAACCAACTCAACATCAGCAAATACTTGCTGgggagaaaccttacaaatgtgaagaatgtgggaaagcttttaAGGATGGCTCATCACTAAATGGACATAGGCgaatccatactggagagaaacattacaaatgtaaagaatgtggcaaggcctttaccCATCGCTCAAGCCTTACtcaacatcacagaattcatactggagagaaaccatataGATGTAAAGAATGTGGTAAGGCCTTTAACCAGTACTCAAAAGTTATtcaacatcacagaattcatactggagaaaaaccttacaaatgtaaaaaatgtggcaaggcctttaacCTGCATTCAAACCTTACtcaacatcacagaattcatactggagagaaaccttaccaatgtaaagaatgtggcaaggcctttaacCAGCATTCACACCTTACtcaacatcacagaattcatactggagagaaaccttacaaatgtataGAATGTGGCAAGGCTTTTAAGAGGCACTCAAATCTTATTCAACATCACagaatccatactggagagaaaccttacaaatgtaaagaatgtggcaaagtCTTTAATGGTTATTCACAACTTACTATACATCACagaatccatactggagagaaaccttatgacTGTAAaaaatgtggcaaggcctttaaaCACCAGTCAAACCTTACTCAACATCACagaatccatactggagagaaaccctacgactgtaaagaatgtggcaaggcttTTAACCAGCACTCAAACCTTATTCGA TCAAAGAATTCACATTATATAGAGACCTTTAAAGTGAAAGAACCTGGCAAGGCCTTTACCCAGGACTCAAGCCTTACTCAACTATCACAGAATTCAAAGTGGGGAAAATCTTTACTAATGTAG